One window from the genome of Oreochromis niloticus isolate F11D_XX linkage group LG20, O_niloticus_UMD_NMBU, whole genome shotgun sequence encodes:
- the cptp gene encoding ceramide-1-phosphate transfer protein isoform X1, whose product MQTMAGSEDQKFSLQEVLDTFKLCLSENKEVYLEQYVAGWRGLVKFLNSLGSVFGFISKDAVGKIQILVSYMKGENASHYATVQSMVKYELDNNLVDVNKKGSHPESGCRTLLRLHRALRWLELFLDRLRTSTEDSKTSALCAEAYNESLAQHHPWMIRKAAGMAFLVLPGRQTFFEVMNVGPPEQVVAKLGEALPLISEVYQITEDLYAQHNLLDLP is encoded by the exons ATGC AAACCATGGCAGGCTCAGAAGACCAGAAGTTCTCCCTCCAGGAGGTCCTAGACACTTTTAAGTTGTGTCTGTCGGAAAATAAAGAAGTCTATCTAGAACAGTACGTCGCTGGATGGCGTGGGCTTGTAAA GTTTCTGAACAGCTTGGGAAGTGTCTTTGGCTTCATTTCTAAGGATGCTGTCGGCAAGATCCAGATCCTTGTGAGTTATATGAAGGGTGAGAACGCTTCTCACTATGCTACTGTGCAGTCGATGGTAAAATACGAACTGGACAATAATCTCGTGGATGTGAACAAGAAAGGAAGCCACCCAGAGTCTGGCTGTCGTACTCTGCTGAGGCTCCACCGCGCTCTGAGGTGGCTGGAGCTCTTCCTGGATCGCCTGCGCACCAGCACAGAAGACAGTAAAACATCTGCCCTGTGTGCAGAGGCCTACAACGAGTCCCTTGCCCAGCACCATCCGTGGATGATCCGTAAGGCTGCGGGCATGGCGTTCCTCGTGCTTCCTGGTCGCCAAACCTTTTTCGAAGTAATGAATGTTGGCCCGCCTGAGCAAGTTGTGGCCAAGCTGGGGGAGGCCCTACCTCTCATCTCTGAGGTGTACCAGATCACAGAGGACCTATATGCTCAACATAACCTGCTTGATTTACCTTAG
- the cptp gene encoding ceramide-1-phosphate transfer protein isoform X2 translates to MAGSEDQKFSLQEVLDTFKLCLSENKEVYLEQYVAGWRGLVKFLNSLGSVFGFISKDAVGKIQILVSYMKGENASHYATVQSMVKYELDNNLVDVNKKGSHPESGCRTLLRLHRALRWLELFLDRLRTSTEDSKTSALCAEAYNESLAQHHPWMIRKAAGMAFLVLPGRQTFFEVMNVGPPEQVVAKLGEALPLISEVYQITEDLYAQHNLLDLP, encoded by the exons ATGGCAGGCTCAGAAGACCAGAAGTTCTCCCTCCAGGAGGTCCTAGACACTTTTAAGTTGTGTCTGTCGGAAAATAAAGAAGTCTATCTAGAACAGTACGTCGCTGGATGGCGTGGGCTTGTAAA GTTTCTGAACAGCTTGGGAAGTGTCTTTGGCTTCATTTCTAAGGATGCTGTCGGCAAGATCCAGATCCTTGTGAGTTATATGAAGGGTGAGAACGCTTCTCACTATGCTACTGTGCAGTCGATGGTAAAATACGAACTGGACAATAATCTCGTGGATGTGAACAAGAAAGGAAGCCACCCAGAGTCTGGCTGTCGTACTCTGCTGAGGCTCCACCGCGCTCTGAGGTGGCTGGAGCTCTTCCTGGATCGCCTGCGCACCAGCACAGAAGACAGTAAAACATCTGCCCTGTGTGCAGAGGCCTACAACGAGTCCCTTGCCCAGCACCATCCGTGGATGATCCGTAAGGCTGCGGGCATGGCGTTCCTCGTGCTTCCTGGTCGCCAAACCTTTTTCGAAGTAATGAATGTTGGCCCGCCTGAGCAAGTTGTGGCCAAGCTGGGGGAGGCCCTACCTCTCATCTCTGAGGTGTACCAGATCACAGAGGACCTATATGCTCAACATAACCTGCTTGATTTACCTTAG
- the ubxn10 gene encoding UBX domain-containing protein 10 — translation MHLTRPKSSKGRSRPAVDSSLYPGEANSIQREPRSPEFRRPDRNLRSRSQPVMLQANHLSQEEVLHMLQRTPAAPPQSLNKYKVLPSIERRRQSEVSLHKDVSNLNLENDGDGETKICSPSDSTAEAGSGSLLLAVRAPCGRRFQQPFDPTHTLLTVKASAEARFGTRYEDACIETMEVPRRSFTDLGMTLAQCAIPNRSVLCISQKTDSMGGQE, via the coding sequence ATGCATCTAACAAGGCCAAAATCCTCTAAGGGGCGAAGCAGACCTGCTGTAGACAGCTCACTGTATCCAGGGGAGGCGAACAGCATCCAGAGAGAGCCGAGGTCTCCTGAGTTCCGCAGGCCGGACAGAAACCTTCGCTCCCGGTCTCAGCCCGTCATGTTGCAAGCTAACCACCTGAGCCAGGAGGAAGTTTTGCACATGCTGCAGCGTACTCCTGCTGCTCCGCCACAGTCCTTAAACAAGTACAAAGTCCTTCCGTCAATAGAGAGGAGAAGGCAGTCAGAGGTGAGCTTGCACAAAGACGTGTCCAACCTTAACCTAGAAAATGATGGTGATGGTGAGACCAAGATCTGCAGCCCCAGTGATTCAACGGCAGAAGCTGGCAGTGGCAGTTTGCTTCTTGCTGTAAGAGCTCCATGCGGAAGGAGGTTTCAGCAGCCctttgaccccacacacactctgctGACAGTGAAAGCCAGTGCAGAGGCCAGGTTTGGAACCAGGTATGAAGATGCTTGCATTGAGACCATGGAGGTACCACGCAGGAGCTTTACAGACCTGGGCATGACTCTGGCACAGTGTGCCATTCCTAACAGATCCGTGCTGTGCATCTCTCAGAAAACTGACAGTATGGGGGGACAAGAGtaa